One Dunckerocampus dactyliophorus isolate RoL2022-P2 chromosome 6, RoL_Ddac_1.1, whole genome shotgun sequence genomic window, GTAGAGGCTGTTCATTCCACATGTTGGGAGCAGCAATAGAAAAGACAGCTGTACCCTCTGTGCTTCTGCTTAGAGTTTGGTACCTCCTCGGAGCAGTTGGTCAGCTGTCCTGAGAGAGCGAAATGGAGTATAACTACTATATAAACTAATGCATcacacaccactgcaaactgcaactacaataataaacatacaatactgtattgttaaattaatcaGTCGGTGTGGGTGTACCTAAGCTACCATTTACAGCTGGTCTTTTATAAACGTGATCACACGCCTCTTGCACTTCCTTTCTCTGTTATTTCGAGACCAAAGCGTTTGTGTGCAGAACAATAAACGCCATGATGCTGCGCAGCAAAGAGGAAATGCTGGGGCACGGGACTGTGAGAAGCAAacatgtttgtgtgcgtgtgtgtgtgtgtgtgtgtgtgtgtgtgtgtgtgtgtgtgttttcacttGCTAAATCTGTGCCATTTGTTTGACTGAATGTGACAGAGGCTATAGTGCCTTCACCTATGGCCAACTtggaaagaaacaacaaaatgttGCTGGATTTAGTACGACAGCCTTCTAACAACACCTGTGCCGACTGCGGAGCTCCTGGTGAGTTTATTATAAAAGCGTGAAGCGTCTGACTTataaactgctttttttttgtttttttgtgtctataTTGCGTTAAAGCTGATATTATACCACCAGGGGGCATGTTTACATGGCACTCAGGGGGTGCTATGATGTGCTGTGATGTATGAACCAACATAGTGACACTTTAATGAAGATATTCCAGTGCTAGTACTAGTTTGCAACCTATACCATTTGAGTTCAGTGTAAATTATCACTTAAGTGAGTAAAGATACATACATTAATATTGACATTAATTATGATTCCATTCCATTTAGTTTTTTGAACGACAGGTACATTCTTGggcaatgtgtttattttatgtttattggcGTTTGCCTTAATTCAATTCAATCTCTTAAGTGTGTCTTTTTATGAGTAtaattactgtatgtatgttacATATAATAGTGAAAAGCCATACTATTTTATATTAATACataacctgcaaggcatgctgggaagctcaCATATGTGGTGACACAAAATACTTGCCACTACTGCAGTCTCGCAGACATGGTGTTGCTTAAAGCAGCAAATCAAATTGTATCTTATAATTTGGTCACGTTTTATGTTATCCCAAGTGGAAACTGCTATATGTGTTGTTCCACTTAACCCGTGGTGTCCGATGTGCAGCCCGGGGGCTATTTACAGGTTGCAGTTTGATGTTATGGACCCCCAGGGAATATTCTAAACACCaaaattaaacatgaaaaattCTGAAGCAGAGTTGGGGTcaaattgaaaagagaaaaagttcaaatgttatggttatggtttaatttattttgaacatgcatagagtgtacattgaatgcttcatctTACAAGTcatagttccacatgtccgaaaaggagtagcgGGCgcgaaaggcagcattatccttcaatagtgccttgatatcatcctgtagaatgtttatatcattgcataatgctgtattttcttccgTAGGgtctttaacctccttaagagcagcgcgcaaGACAGCTTTCATAGTGTTTAaagcctccttaagagcagcgtcCAAGGCAGCgttgtcttccaataatgccctgatatcatcctgcagaacccaaaCATCCTTGCATTATGCTTTATTTTCTTTAGGGTTTTTagcttccttaagagcagcgcgcaaggcagcattatcattcaataatactttaatatcgtcctgcagagccttgatatcatctataaggtttttaacctccttaagagcagcgctcaagtccgcattttcatcttgcaactccttGATTTCTTCGCTTAGTGCTTTGATAGCCTTgctcagtgctctattttcttctgcAATGTTGTGACACCAAAAGGGGCATCTATAATCATTTCATGGAGGTTATCGTGATTATGGTTAATTTCTGCTTTCAGAAGCGATATATCCATCCTTATATTTGCAGAATTTTGTGCTGATTTTGGTTGCAGATTCTCAATTtcttgcattatttgtaatagGGTAATCTCTGGTGTCTTCTTGAGAAAATCTTCAAATCCTGGAGTTGTTCTTTTTATCTGATTTTGAGTCCGTAGATCcagagccagtatcattttgctttgtgtttggcattgttgctaagcaatcgttttgaacttcagcagttatccagttagcttgacttgctagcaggtatcgacacttgtaactagtttatttcaaggaatctggACCACTCGCCTATCCAAGTTAACGTCgggggattcagcaagcagtgctgaacttgtgttcatgaagtgtttttgtgtgattagtaaaaataaaatggagaatATCAAAGCGACCCCCGCATCCTTGAACTTTcctgtatgtggcccttggtggaagaAGTTTAGCATCCCTGCTCTTAATACTCAATGTCATCGCTGACCTGTAAAATAATGTACTATGTGTATGTCAGggaaatatgtactgtatcgtATACAGTGGTTTTGTATTTCACTACTGTATACTCTATTGTGAACCTTTACAGTTTTTCCGTTTTTTAGTTCTTTTCTGACAAAGTCATCATTGTGCTTGCAGACCCTGACTGGGCCTCCTCCACTCtgggtgtgtttttgtgtgtgcactgCTCAGGGATGCATCGGAACCTGCCCACTATCAGCAAAGTCAAATCCATACGTCTGGACCTCTGGGAAGACTCTCTTGTAGAGGTTTGTACTTTGGTGTTCAttttacacatgcacacgcacacacatagtccAATACAAATATAgaatatttcctcaaatagtagTCGTGCATTGTTCACTGTataaatatttgcatttttttatatgtCCCTTGAGGTTTCCTCTTCATATTGTATGTTAAAGTGACTGACTGACTTAACATGGACTTATGTTTCATCTCCCTAGTTcatgaaaatatgtttttggcttGAATGTCACTTGttaaattgcacattttgggtttttcAGGCCATGCGAGTGAGAGGAAACTCAGTAGCCAAAGCCACATTTGAAAAGTGTGTTCCTGCTTTCTTCTACCGGCCAAAACAGACAGACTGTGTGTATGTAATAGTATATACATCATCATTATTAGCTCAGTAGAAGTGAAAGTGATGGCTCAACAAATCActgaaacaagaacaaaaacagcTATGTTTTTGATTCATTgcatcaaaaaacaaacatgtcgtGTATTATTCCTAACTGTCAGGGTTCTTAAGGACCAGTGGATCCGCGCTAAGTACGAGAGAAGAGAGTTCACAGGAGAAAAATTCATTCACCCATCCTATGGTGCAGGTATTCTGTATCTTCACCTGCACCATGTATTATGTTTGCATTTGCCttcattcattgtgtgagtGTGATCCATTCATCCTATTGTAGATACAGTTGAGGTCACACTGTGGAAGAAGGGCAAAGACAACAAGCACTTTTTCAAAAGGATCTTCCTGTTGTCCCGGAATGACTTCACCCTTAGATACTTCACCAAAGAGGAGGTGAGTACCTCTTCTCTAAAACGCAGTAGGATTTCATACAACATGTAATGCATTGTAATTAGTGGACAGCATACGAGAAAAACTCAAAGCGTCCTGTTTCAATAATCTGTCTGTGTTCTCGTTCAAACTAAGTCTAGGGTTCCCAAAGCTGTGATCAGCATGAGGGAGCTGAATGCAGTTTTCCAGCCCGAGAAGATCGGCCACGCTCACGGCCTGCAGATCTCCTACCTGCACGAGGAACGTAgcaggaatatttttgtttaccATGAGAATGGACAGGTGAGGCCCGATACTCAAAGCAATTTCAATCAAAGTGACTCAAGAATGCTGAGTTTTTTCCGCCAGTATTCACAATCTTCTGTCCATGCTGTCTATAGATCATTGTTTCCTTTTTCAACGCTATTCGTGCAACACGCCTGGAGTACCTCCAGAGGAAGCATCCCACTCTCCGACTAAATGAGGTGAGTTAAATATCTTGCAATAATGTCAATTTGCTTAGTGTGTTTTATCTACACAGTTAATACCACAGATAACTAGTCAATGCCTCAAGGAAGGATACATGGAGAAAACTGGCCCAACAGTGAGTCAGCCGCCACAGACATAAAGCTGTTGTTCATTATGCTTTGGTCTAATCTGTTTTACTTGTGCATGTTTGCAGCAGCGGGAGCCATTCAAGAAGAGGTGGTTTAAGCTGTGCTCAATGAACAGGAAACTGCTATATTATAAATCCCCACTGGTAATAAACAGGAAACAAAGATTGAATTAAGAGTATTTTATACATATAATAAAATACTGATAAAACTGATTAATAcatcatattcatcatattaatatatacaatacagtatCATAGCATATGATCATGCAACATAACGTAGCAATCCCTcgatgcacatacagtataatgcagCTGAGATCACTGCATATCATAGCCATCCCTCGATACCACACGCATGGAATGTTCcaggaaaaataataacatatcaTACTGTAGCAATTCCCATGTGCCTTGGAAATATAATGCTTCTGTGCAGATCACATCATTCCCAGATGCCAGGCTTCATACATCACAGTATATCGTAGCCATCCGCACATACACTGCAAATAATCGTACAATAGATTCCCGTTATTTGCAGGAGTTGCACTCTCAGAAAAAACGCGAACAACAGCATGCATTGTGGGTTATAGgttagtataaaatagtattgtttttcatgtacacagtaatccGTCGACATTTTGCGCTTCACTGCTttttgcttcactttttttttaaatcatgctgttttgtgggtaAATATGTcaattaatatgcatatttaagaacatttgacatattttacctaaattaagcattttacaGCTTAActatggctaaattaactaaaatacaaatataaggcattgagaagacgcattcaaaggcgttgcgatgatatgtagtattctacattggtcactaggtgtcagtaatgttactgtgatgtttggtgagacacacaacgaccagacttgatcaccgcaacaacaggcttttattgcaggattGAATTATTaacaggcgcaataatccctaacacaagctactgttgccgGCGTAACCCACGCTAAactaaaacttaactctgaacccccgatgccacttcctgtccgcccaccCAGcacgggaacacatttacagcgacacacatgagcatgagtcttatttatgcctttaATGGCTAATTTTCGCTTATTATGTCGACCATTTTGAGTAATACGAGTGATATTTTGTGTCTGGAGcactctaatcatgttaaacaaCGAACAGTTTTTCTgtactacgaaaatattcctttttaaattaaggaatcctacttcgtggaaactGTTATCACAGTCGGGGCTGGCACCGACTAGCTGTGatgaacaagggattactgtattagtgtgtaagAGTCTATTTTGTAGTCCATGTGGGACTGTTAACATTATGTGTTAGTAGTGCTATTTTTGGTTGAAGAGGTAGGCATTTGGGTTGACATGGTCCTGTTGGACTCACACATCACATGAGTAAGGGTGGAAATATCAAGCTAATTTGAGGTTTGCTTCTGGCTGGCTACTTTCTGTGCAACTCAGGCTTTACCAATGTAGGGCAAATGAAATGGGTTTTCTACCAAAAACACAGCCTAATTATGGAAATTACAAGCACAAAATGGTGGATTTTCTCCCAAATAAATGATGTTTTCCTCAAAAATGAGCGAATTTGCTGAATATACACAGGGGTCTACTGTACATCAcaacatatcatagcaatccctgTATGCCAATATAAATACTTCCAGCGTATCATAGCAATCTAACCCTATGCCGGCTGCTCCCTGTTAGGACGCCACAGAGTTGGGCACCGTTTTCATCGGCACCGAGAGCCACAACTACTGTGTGACACAGGGCAGCACACGGAGCTCCAGAGGGGGCCGCTGGCACTGCGCCATCACTCTGCAGACTCCTGAGAGGCAGTTTGTGTTCATGTGCGAACAGGAACAGGAGCAGCATGAGTGGATCGAGGCCTTTAGGAAGGTCATATGTCAGCCCATGACCCCTGAAGACTATGCTAGTAAGATCAGCACCCAGCAAATAcagtatgacatcatcagcatcatctgCTTAAATCTTAGTGTGTCATTTGTGTTTGTCAGATGAAGCCAACTTGAGAAGGGGCAAATGACTGCTAGCGTCTCAACTGTTTAAGACTAAAATGTGGACAAAGGAATTGGGACACATGGCCATTACACCTACGGGAAGTGAACTCCACTCTTCTGCaaagactttctacaagattttgtgtgtccattcatccagaagaacattGGTGACATCAGGTCACTGAAGTTGGATGAGTTTTAATGACCTGAATATATGAGCCTGAAcataggacaaaaaaaaaaaaaaaaaatcaagtttttAATCATTCTTTCAACACCAGTTAAATAAAAAcgggtatactgtatatttgctaacttgctaactacTTTAAGAAAtttttttaggtattttttagctatttttttaGCTCTGACTTGCTTGGAGAAAGGTCTTTGGTGCCACCTGtcggtttgcatgtataaatctcaaGATTCCCAAAATATAAGTAGACTTTGGtattattgtgacttttttcttgagaaaaaaagtaccaTTTTGGGTCATTTCGGTcaataatgtatataatattgAATTACAGTTTATTGATTGGTGATACATAGCTACGTTTTTAATACGTACACACTTCTAACCCAAAAAGTAGTATTAGCTGCATTTTATTTGTCGGAAATGTAATGTTAGTGCACTGTTTTGTTGTTCTTAATGCAGAATTTTAAATATGTAACTTGTAGCAAACGCTGTCAAATAAATGTAGCATAGCAGAGAGTACAATATGTACCACAGTGTAGTATAAGTTGCACAAGTACTTATAAACTGAAGGATGCGAGGTgggcactttgatacattttgtgcattagaGATATTAAACGCAACCCATCGGAGAGCAATGTATGCTAAACTATCGTAACAGAACATcagcatcttagctttgtgttttaattactgtaattccacaatatatataatttataatgctgaggcccaataaaaaacgagctgcaTGCCGAAATTGACCCGTGAGCTGCATTTTGAACACCCCTCCTGTAAATTTTGAGTAGTATTTTCTGCTAGTAGTTACATAACATTAAGCGATGACTCTAAATTGACTCTGTGAAACTGCATCAacttctatttttttcattttataatttttctttaataaagtGGCTGATCATGCACACAaacaatacagtactgtactgcgAAGTTGTGCGCCTCTGTCAGTAATAGACGATCTTTGGCTCACTCCTCAAGGTCAGCTGATTGTTTAAGGGGCGTGGCCAAAAGGCCTCGCTCTAACGCCGTCTGATGCTGTCAAGAGTCGATTAGCAAgatgagcacacacacataaggcTCTACGTCACCTTGTGGCTCACTGTCAGGCGGAACATAAAACGcgtttatattatataatatttctcTACCTTTTAACTCATGAATACCGGCTGTTATGTGTCGGTGTTGTGGACATAGAACGTAGTAGCTAGCTAAATTGCGAGCTAACCGGGCCGGGTATcgctggctgtgtgtgtgtgcatcctcCATGCACACAGGAGCATACATGTGTCACAAGCACGGTCGTGGTGTGGGTGATCCAGACTCCGGCGACGATGCGCAAGGACGTGAGGATCTTACTTGTTGGAGAGCGTGAGTGGacctttttattcattttgcatGAACCGTTGTGGTCGATGTGTCCATCTGCATTGCCGTTACTGTTATACACTCaccggccacttcattaggcacacctgcacaatccaatGTGATCCAATACAAGATTATCAGCATCCAGATTATTACTTGGttgtgaaatattttatttatttttataacccTGAGGGCTTGATCACAATCCCATGTTAAAACGCGATGTGATGTTTTTGATTTTGCAGTGCAAAGCTCAGAATGTGATGCTACATAGCCTTTATCATGATATTCACCGCATTAGACTCAATACTGCCAGTAAATGGAAAGACTTTGTTATTATGTACACTATTCAAACTGTTGGCCCTTTTAAGATGCATTGATTGaagtttattttgcattttgatttgTCAAAATTTCCAAGTTTACTGGAATTgtctttaacaaaaaatatatatatacattgtattattttgaccATGCACatgaacaaaataaatacaaggacatttataaaataaagaatttcacacaaaatattgtataGTGTGTTTATGTATATTTCACCGCTGTGAAGGCAGCTTATTGTCACTGTCCAATGAGAAGAATGCCCGGTTTTTGATTCAGCCTTTTTATCCCACCACAATAGATATGaaataatacattcaaataGAATTAATAgtatttatcatttaaaaattaCAGCCCTGTTATGTAGAGTATCTACATTTTCTGGTGGCTAGTGCATGTATTTAAAgtacgtatatactgtacttctcTACATCTTCAAATTTAGTGAATTATAGGTTTTTATCCACAAAAACCTGGTAATCTttagaaaaatgtgaaaaataactgGAACtgacaatacagtacatgcttttCAATGTACAGTGACAATATGGGTGAACAGGTTGCGCTTAATGGTGCGATGATTGGTGTAAAAATCATCCTTCTTGTCTCGATTCATAGCCAAAGTGGGAAAGACGTCTCTGATCATGTCTCTGGTCAGCGAGGAGTTCCCAACTGTGGTAAGGATAATTATTATTCTCGTCAGTATTTTTATCAGCATCATTAAGCGAGGTTTCAATATGTTCTGTCAGGTGCCGTACCGAGCTGAGGAGATCACCATACCTGCAGATGTCACTCCAGAGAGAGTCCCCACACACATCGTGGACTATTCAGGTCATGCAAGGCATCATGTTGGCTTTTGAATAACCTTCATGACATGACACCCATGACACTTATTTCCCCTGTGTTGCATTTTTATCTTCTTCATGCAGAAGTGGAGCAGACAGACGAGCAGTTGTTTCAGGAGATCTCCAAGGTCAGTTTGTTCCACGTGCAGTAAGGTGGTGCAGTAAGCATAACACCTAATGGCCTTCTGTGTCCTTTCATAGGCAAATGTGATATGCATTGTGTACTCCGTCAACAACAAGACATCCATAGAGAAGGTGACTTCTATGtctaatattaataatgacaTTAATAGTTCAGCAAGTCACTGTGACCCATCTTTCTCTTCTTTTATGTCAAAAGGTCACCAGCTACTGGATCCCCCTCATTACTGACAACACTGACAAGGACAGCAGGTgtgtatttaaaattttaatttaacatAAATCTCTACACATATTACAAACACAGGGACTAATGTACACTCACCACAGCATTAGGTACGGTACTCACACTTAGGCACAAGCCCCTCTGCCTCCCTGTCCATCACAACCTTGTACCCACTGCTGTGCAGCCATTCCTTATACAAtgctgtattactgcagctttcttgactttgtggattatttattGTCGTtatggttatttttattgtgcaaGGGTGCTGTTATTACTGTAGTAATAACTGACGTGTATTATTATTGATGTATATTTTCCATGTTGTGTGTTCATGAGAAATCGTGCCAACCTTTTCCAAATCCATTCATGCTGGGCACTCGGAATTATACTGAATACAGATCAGAGCACTAACACCAGCCAGATGAACTGAATTTTAGGTGTTGAGTTTGCTCAAGCAATCATTTTCTGCTTCTCCAAAAAGTTTGGTCATTTCAACATTGTTTGTTCTCTGTGTGTGTTATGTTCAGGGTTCCTCTCATCCTGGTGGGAAACAAATCGGACCTGGTGGAGCACAGCAGCATGGAGACCATCCTGCCCATTATGAACCAGTACAGTGAGATTGAGACCTGTGTCGAGGTGAGAAATGGCAGCAGAAGTagataaacatttttaattaattattcattatttgtgattttgttttcattcgaATTTCTTTATAgattttttgtgttctttatttattgatttttttttttgcctttttgccgaggggttttcaaagtgtctgGTTGGCCTCTGCAGtttgataaataataaaattttaaataataaaaataaagaaaagcacatttttaaaacttgCTGAGGTAACTTCAGTTTACATGCATCATGAGTTGATTTATATTTTTTGCAAGAGTGAGAAGAGTAAATTGAGTTTGCGTGGGCAGAAAACGCCACACAATATGCTCcatgaaataatttttttgggGAAGTATGAGAGGCCGCAACCAGATTAGATTTCCTGAAGGGAGGCTGACTTTGCCACACAATGCCCTGGTATAAGCTCGAAGAGAACTTCAGTTTACTTTGCTGCCATGCTCTGTCCACATacaataatgaaaacattttttctccatAATTTATTGTCGCCCATCTGTCAACTATATGTTGTTCAAATTTGGTAGCAATTGGACCAAACCTCAAAGACAAGGATGTTCAAACTTGTTCCTCtgtgggccacatactgaaaaatcggAATTGCTGGGGTCACTTAATTAAAGAGTTTCGctcctcaaaacaatatgcgttcaaaagagtaatacatttgcatcactaaacacaaaaaagtcagacctctcagtcaCTTGGTGTTATTTCCTCTCTGTTTGTACCACTACGCGCTCTCGCCTGTTCACTGTTgtatatgtgttccacagcatcGCAGCAGTCTCCATCCCCGCATTTaaccactgtggaacacacacacaacaatggaaagGCAAGAGCGCGTAGTGATATGAACAGAGAGGAAATAACGCCGAGCGACTGAGAGGTCTGGCTTTTGTTAgtaacggttttgtgatgcaaatgtattactcttttgaacacattgttttgagaaggccGAGAGTCACCGGCCGAGAGTCACCGGCCCCACACGGGTGGTCAGAACCAAGACCggccccccaagagccagccggCCCCAAGGCGCCCGTtccacacccacccacccacctgCAACCCAGGCCCACGGTCCCCGTGAGCGAGAACAAGCCCCACCCCACCACACAGCCCAGCCCCCCCAGCAGCCATCAcaaaatgtgctgtgggccaataaaaaattaaCTGTGCACAAGAAATGGCCAACAGACTACACATTGGACCATGCTGCGTTAGGACAGGTTAGTTTTTGAATGACCACTGGAATGGCTAAAATGACCGAAACATTTTCAGACCTGGGttcttgcaacttttttatGGCCATACTCGTGACATGCCTACATAATTTCATATTGCTAAATATGTTCCGCAGGATACTACCAAGCCAAATTTGGGGGTTATGCTCATGACGTCTACCAGATGTCAATTTTAATCAAGATGAATATGTCTGCAAAgttggtgtgttttgaaaaTGGCATCATGTgcctatttttaaaacattcataactgtcatgcaagtgtaaaaagaagttagtcaTACTTATCAACCCTGCCATTTTCTCAGGGAAACTCCCTTATTTATACGCAATGAtggtcccttattttcaaatgcaaacatTGACAGGGATGGCCCCTTTTAAAGTAGTAAAGTAGTAAAACCGCATTCTTTTATTCTGTGTTCAATAGCATATAAATATCATTTACAGCTAAGCTAAAGGtctttcttttccatttttagttatttttgctTTTCACTCTCACTGGCGCAGTGATGGCGGCAAAGACTTACAGGCTGTGTTTTTACCAGACGGGATAATCAGACCAGGCATGGTGCTTAGACAGATCCTGTGGTTTTAATACCCTGTCTGGCCTAACCTGGCACATGGGCGCACAtggacacacgcgcacacatgtgcatgcatgcacacacacacacacacacacacacacacacacacacacacacacacacacacacactggccatTAGACTGTTTGCACTGCATTGTCATTCTCTATTCATCTGTGCATATTTCACCTGCTTCTAAAGAGATGAGAAGCGTTTGTGCTGCACAAAAGTAAACTGTGTACCTCACTTTAAAGCCATTGTTCATATGCTGTGTATACTGTAGAAGATAAGTAATTTTCTGTCTGTGTTCTCAGTGCTCAGCAAAGAATCTGAAGAACATCTCAGAACTGTTTTACTATGCCCAAAAGGCAGTTCTCCACCCCACAGGTCCCCTCTACTGTCCTGAGAATAAAGATGTAAGCATAAAC contains:
- the LOC129182836 gene encoding arf-GAP with dual PH domain-containing protein 2-like isoform X1; this translates as MANLERNNKMLLDLVRQPSNNTCADCGAPDPDWASSTLGVFLCVHCSGMHRNLPTISKVKSIRLDLWEDSLVEAMRVRGNSVAKATFEKCVPAFFYRPKQTDCVVLKDQWIRAKYERREFTGEKFIHPSYGADTVEVTLWKKGKDNKHFFKRIFLLSRNDFTLRYFTKEESRVPKAVISMRELNAVFQPEKIGHAHGLQISYLHEERSRNIFVYHENGQIIVSFFNAIRATRLEYLQRKHPTLRLNELIPQITSQCLKEGYMEKTGPTQREPFKKRWFKLCSMNRKLLYYKSPLDATELGTVFIGTESHNYCVTQGSTRSSRGGRWHCAITLQTPERQFVFMCEQEQEQHEWIEAFRKVICQPMTPEDYANEANLRRGK
- the LOC129182836 gene encoding arf-GAP with dual PH domain-containing protein 2-like isoform X2; its protein translation is MANLERNNKMLLDLVRQPSNNTCADCGAPDPDWASSTLGVFLCVHCSGMHRNLPTISKVKSIRLDLWEDSLVEAMRVRGNSVAKATFEKCVPAFFYRPKQTDCVVLKDQWIRAKYERREFTGEKFIHPSYGADTVEVTLWKKGKDNKHFFKRIFLLSRNDFTLRYFTKEESRVPKAVISMRELNAVFQPEKIGHAHGLQISYLHEERSRNIFVYHENGQIIVSFFNAIRATRLEYLQRKHPTLRLNEITSQCLKEGYMEKTGPTQREPFKKRWFKLCSMNRKLLYYKSPLDATELGTVFIGTESHNYCVTQGSTRSSRGGRWHCAITLQTPERQFVFMCEQEQEQHEWIEAFRKVICQPMTPEDYANEANLRRGK
- the LOC129182836 gene encoding arf-GAP with dual PH domain-containing protein 2-like isoform X3; this encodes MANLERNNKMLLDLVRQPSNNTCADCGAPDPDWASSTLGVFLCVHCSGMHRNLPTISKVKSIRLDLWEDSLVEAMRVRGNSVAKATFEKCVPAFFYRPKQTDCVVLKDQWIRAKYERREFTGEKFIHPSYGADTVEVTLWKKGKDNKHFFKRIFLLSRNDFTLRYFTKEESRVPKAVISMRELNAVFQPEKIGHAHGLQISYLHEERSRNIFVYHENGQIIVSFFNAIRATRLEYLQRKHPTLRLNEDATELGTVFIGTESHNYCVTQGSTRSSRGGRWHCAITLQTPERQFVFMCEQEQEQHEWIEAFRKVICQPMTPEDYANEANLRRGK